The following proteins come from a genomic window of Leptospira dzoumogneensis:
- a CDS encoding MASE1 domain-containing protein, with translation MLSRSLKFVQTAAKFLLVASVYFLLGKFGESFGTFSDYASPIWPASGWGLVTPLLFGRISFFGIFAGSFLYNCQIRHENLPGQDLSIYFGAALLIAFGSTLQSFTGAYLYKKFIPELDLTKKTSFVLRFLWIETLVCIIAATIACFGLLFLGILDLEKLFSTWIIWWMGDSLGVFVYFPFFLSWLGPGVARFQVHSWKESAGLVSFLILLGGGIFYFFSINEVPAYFPLSYLLIVVIALVSLKFGGRESSLVLIIASIVAILGTAQGHSYNFPASKEVSLLLLQSFLSAISIASLLALSVIRERVDAQEEIYHSHKRLEDLVAERTQELDRSYRFLGASEAIYKGLFENIPIAILECDYSEVRRMMGELPEMSQKEFAKFLKMNPKFVSECYETVNVIDANKESVRLFEASSKEEVLFLARNFFRKGNDHYFKKLLTRIRYGARVLHTETTLSTCNGKQFEASIRWSLAPEFEDTFSSTIITVTEITDKKQAERQLKSSLKEKEVMLKEIHHRVKNNLQVISSLFNLQSEYENDPKIHEAFTESQNRIQTMALIHDELYQSNDLGNVEFSGYSKRLAEKIRSAYKIGAETRVDVISNPIHLEISIAIPLGLALNELLTNSFKYAFPHNFSPSDERPKIQVRLQKKENLVILEVSDNGVGLPNELNPIATHSFGLTLVQVLTKQLKGKLDFSSSKDHGASFQIRFELPN, from the coding sequence ATGTTATCTCGATCCCTAAAATTCGTCCAAACTGCCGCGAAATTTCTTCTGGTAGCTTCCGTTTATTTTCTTTTAGGAAAATTCGGAGAATCCTTCGGGACTTTTTCGGATTACGCTTCTCCGATCTGGCCCGCATCCGGTTGGGGACTGGTCACTCCTTTATTATTCGGAAGAATTTCTTTCTTCGGGATATTTGCAGGTTCCTTTTTATACAATTGTCAGATCCGACATGAGAATCTTCCGGGACAAGATCTAAGTATTTATTTCGGGGCAGCATTGCTCATCGCATTCGGAAGCACCCTACAATCTTTCACCGGAGCTTATTTATACAAAAAGTTTATTCCGGAATTGGATCTTACTAAGAAAACATCCTTCGTTCTTAGATTTCTTTGGATAGAAACATTAGTCTGTATCATCGCAGCAACTATCGCTTGTTTCGGACTTTTATTTTTAGGAATTTTAGATCTAGAAAAACTTTTTTCTACATGGATCATTTGGTGGATGGGAGATTCATTAGGAGTATTCGTATACTTTCCGTTTTTCTTAAGTTGGTTGGGCCCGGGAGTCGCAAGATTCCAAGTCCATTCTTGGAAAGAAAGTGCAGGGCTTGTCTCCTTCTTAATTTTATTAGGTGGAGGGATCTTTTACTTCTTTAGTATCAATGAAGTTCCTGCATATTTCCCGCTTTCTTATCTTCTGATCGTAGTCATCGCACTTGTTTCTCTCAAATTCGGAGGAAGAGAATCTTCTCTTGTTCTCATCATCGCTTCTATCGTGGCAATCTTAGGGACCGCCCAAGGACATTCTTATAATTTCCCCGCTTCTAAAGAAGTTTCTCTTCTTCTATTACAAAGTTTTCTTTCTGCGATCTCGATTGCTTCTCTTCTCGCCTTATCAGTAATACGTGAAAGAGTAGATGCACAAGAGGAAATCTACCACTCTCATAAAAGATTAGAAGATCTAGTTGCGGAAAGGACCCAAGAACTGGATCGTTCTTATCGATTTTTAGGAGCAAGTGAAGCAATTTATAAGGGTTTATTCGAGAATATTCCAATCGCAATTTTAGAATGTGATTACTCGGAAGTAAGAAGAATGATGGGCGAATTGCCCGAGATGTCCCAAAAGGAATTCGCTAAATTCCTGAAGATGAATCCCAAATTCGTTTCAGAATGTTATGAAACGGTAAATGTAATAGATGCGAATAAAGAATCAGTTCGATTATTCGAAGCAAGTTCAAAGGAAGAAGTCCTATTCCTAGCCCGAAATTTTTTCAGAAAAGGAAACGATCATTATTTCAAAAAACTCCTGACCAGAATCCGTTATGGAGCAAGAGTACTTCATACAGAAACCACATTATCCACCTGCAACGGAAAACAATTTGAGGCATCCATTCGCTGGTCTTTGGCGCCGGAGTTCGAAGACACATTCTCTTCCACTATTATAACGGTTACAGAGATCACCGATAAAAAACAGGCGGAGAGACAGTTAAAATCTTCCTTAAAAGAAAAGGAAGTGATGCTGAAGGAAATCCATCACAGAGTAAAAAACAATCTGCAGGTGATTTCCAGTTTATTCAATCTTCAGTCAGAATACGAAAACGATCCTAAGATCCACGAGGCATTTACCGAAAGCCAAAACAGGATACAAACTATGGCGCTCATCCACGATGAGTTGTACCAATCCAACGATCTGGGAAATGTGGAATTTTCAGGATATTCCAAAAGGCTTGCGGAGAAGATCAGGTCCGCTTATAAGATCGGAGCGGAAACGAGAGTGGATGTGATATCTAATCCTATCCATTTAGAGATCAGCATTGCAATTCCGCTCGGACTTGCGTTGAATGAATTACTCACAAATTCTTTCAAATATGCGTTCCCCCATAATTTTTCTCCTTCAGATGAAAGACCAAAGATCCAAGTCAGACTTCAGAAAAAAGAGAATCTAGTAATTTTAGAAGTTTCAGACAATGGGGTCGGTTTACCCAACGAGTTGAATCCGATCGCAACTCATTCTTTCGGGCTAACCTTGGTCCAAGTACTAACCAAACAACTAAAGGGAAAATTGGATTTTTCCAGTTCCAAAGATCATGGAGCCAGTTTCCAAATCCGTTTTGAACTTCCAAATTAG
- a CDS encoding TetR/AcrR family transcriptional regulator, producing MRTKPPSPIANRAEARREQILEAALDVFSEKGYHEAGIADIAGKLNIGHGTCYRYFKNKLDILHALVDRILLGLLEVVRKESPEKSNTIEEYRNQIKNIGLELFQLFSKDPRQAKIVFFEAMALDETVKRKVQLGIDKSARLTELYLKNGVKKGFLRKELDTRIASQAVNAMMFEGIRINLSSKVDSKFAKRWLEEMPTLMLEGMGKR from the coding sequence ATGAGAACAAAGCCTCCTAGTCCGATCGCCAACAGGGCAGAAGCAAGAAGAGAACAAATCCTGGAAGCAGCGCTGGATGTATTCTCCGAAAAAGGATACCATGAGGCAGGGATCGCGGACATAGCCGGAAAATTAAATATAGGTCATGGGACCTGTTACCGTTATTTTAAAAATAAATTAGATATCTTACATGCATTAGTGGATCGCATCCTTCTAGGATTATTAGAAGTGGTTCGTAAAGAAAGTCCTGAAAAATCAAACACGATAGAAGAATACAGGAACCAAATCAAAAATATAGGCTTGGAACTATTTCAACTTTTCAGTAAGGACCCAAGACAGGCAAAGATCGTTTTTTTCGAAGCAATGGCCTTGGACGAGACCGTAAAAAGAAAGGTGCAGTTAGGAATAGATAAAAGCGCCAGGCTCACAGAGTTGTATCTGAAGAACGGTGTGAAAAAAGGATTTTTAAGAAAAGAATTGGATACCCGTATCGCATCCCAAGCAGTCAACGCAATGATGTTCGAAGGCATACGTATCAATCTGTCTTCTAAGGTAGATTCCAAATTTGCAAAACGTTGGCTGGAAGAAATGCCCACCCTTATGTTGGAAGGAATGGGCAAACGTTAA
- a CDS encoding alpha/beta fold hydrolase — protein sequence MKRTAISLMLLLIVLLDCRALGIGSDPLEDLKTKYTNSESKFAPIGDLNIHYRDEGQGPVIILLHGVCSSLHTWDSWAELLKSRYRVIRIDLPGHGLTGPPEDLEKLNLEEGVEVLNRFLNYLKVDSFYLVGNSMGGYISWNYALKYPNKVQKLVLIDAAGYAQPMPPMIALGSNPIVSPFARHMLPSFMVEKSVDEVYGDPSKITPEIKTRYVDLSRREGNRQAYNYFFRTAREKFTDPKISAGIKSVKTPTLVMWGKEDHWLKLEYAQNWTKDLQNSKFITYEGAGHIPMEEIPDITAKDLVQFLTL from the coding sequence ATGAAAAGAACAGCAATAAGCTTAATGTTACTTCTCATCGTTCTACTTGATTGTAGAGCTTTAGGGATCGGCTCCGATCCCTTAGAGGATTTGAAAACGAAGTATACGAACTCAGAGTCGAAGTTCGCTCCGATCGGGGATCTGAATATCCATTATAGGGACGAGGGCCAAGGTCCTGTAATCATACTGCTGCATGGGGTATGTTCTTCTTTACATACTTGGGATTCATGGGCGGAGCTATTAAAATCCCGTTATAGAGTGATCCGTATCGATCTTCCCGGTCACGGTCTTACGGGCCCTCCTGAAGATCTGGAAAAGTTAAATTTGGAAGAAGGTGTAGAAGTACTAAACCGATTCCTGAATTATTTAAAAGTGGATTCTTTCTATTTGGTCGGAAATTCCATGGGTGGTTATATCTCCTGGAATTATGCATTAAAATATCCTAATAAAGTTCAAAAGCTGGTATTGATAGATGCTGCCGGTTACGCGCAGCCTATGCCTCCTATGATCGCTTTAGGAAGTAATCCTATCGTAAGTCCGTTTGCGCGTCATATGCTTCCTAGTTTTATGGTGGAAAAAAGTGTGGATGAGGTTTACGGAGATCCTTCCAAGATCACTCCTGAGATCAAAACAAGATATGTGGATCTTTCCAGAAGAGAAGGGAACAGACAGGCCTATAATTATTTTTTCAGGACTGCCAGGGAGAAGTTTACCGATCCTAAAATTTCAGCAGGGATCAAGTCGGTAAAAACTCCTACATTGGTCATGTGGGGAAAAGAAGATCATTGGTTAAAATTGGAATACGCACAGAACTGGACTAAGGATCTTCAGAATTCTAAGTTTATCACTTATGAAGGCGCGGGTCATATTCCTATGGAAGAAATTCCGGATATCACTGCAAAAGATCTAGTGCAGTTCCTTACTTTATAG
- a CDS encoding aminotransferase class I/II-fold pyridoxal phosphate-dependent enzyme, whose translation MILEIEEPHRRICGERIPFENIHAVSMSLPEVADVIGYEEKRTETLSRLKAGYPRFVAHAYIEKILDYNRETKGVDGPQFIVNSRKAADHIVSFFQVEGARIIEDEGIITLTIPPHKENESKILSFIQHTGCLLSSRKAEDYLFKKGLIDSIYQEGSRKEKPYERVEGSLSSLYPGKNLQVYLATSGMNAVYAAFRALDKIRAEEGKDIWLRLGWLYVDNIRILEKYSRGSHIFHDVVDLKELEEFLSKEGHRVAAILTESPTNPLIQVPDYPELKKLLEKYGIPLVADISVAGSAVVDLSPYADVIVESLTKFASGHADVMMGALFLNPSSPYFERLKKDSTEFIETPYIRDCERMSFELEGYIERVKEIGRNAAILANFFSNHPKIKAVHWSGSEENHGNFSKIARDKDLHCGVITIEPGVPLEPFYNSLRLLKGPSFGTEFTLNMLYMYLAHYELVSTEAGRGFLKEVGLDPSLIRISIGRENPDLLIAEYKKALGD comes from the coding sequence ATGATACTAGAGATAGAAGAACCGCATCGTAGGATCTGCGGGGAAAGAATACCATTTGAAAACATACATGCGGTTTCCATGAGCCTTCCGGAAGTCGCCGACGTAATCGGATACGAAGAAAAAAGAACCGAAACTCTTTCCAGACTCAAGGCAGGATATCCCCGCTTTGTTGCTCATGCTTATATAGAAAAAATCTTAGATTATAATAGAGAGACCAAGGGAGTAGACGGGCCTCAGTTTATCGTAAACTCCCGCAAAGCCGCAGACCATATCGTTTCATTTTTCCAGGTAGAAGGCGCAAGAATTATAGAAGACGAAGGGATCATCACCTTAACCATTCCTCCTCATAAAGAAAACGAATCCAAAATATTATCTTTTATCCAGCATACTGGATGTTTATTATCTTCTCGTAAGGCGGAAGATTACTTATTTAAAAAAGGACTTATCGATTCCATCTATCAGGAAGGATCCAGAAAAGAAAAACCGTACGAACGTGTAGAAGGATCGTTATCCTCCTTATATCCGGGCAAAAACTTACAAGTCTATCTGGCGACTTCCGGAATGAACGCAGTCTACGCGGCTTTCAGAGCATTGGACAAGATTCGCGCAGAAGAGGGAAAAGATATTTGGCTTAGACTCGGATGGTTGTACGTAGACAATATTAGAATATTAGAAAAATATTCTAGAGGTTCTCATATATTCCACGATGTAGTCGATCTAAAAGAACTGGAAGAATTCCTTTCTAAAGAAGGCCATAGAGTAGCCGCAATCCTTACCGAATCCCCGACCAATCCTCTCATCCAAGTACCTGATTACCCTGAACTTAAAAAACTTTTGGAAAAATACGGAATTCCATTGGTAGCGGATATATCCGTGGCAGGTTCCGCAGTTGTGGATCTCTCTCCTTATGCGGATGTGATCGTGGAAAGTTTAACCAAATTCGCGTCCGGACATGCGGATGTGATGATGGGAGCATTATTTCTGAATCCTTCTTCTCCGTACTTTGAAAGATTAAAAAAAGATTCCACTGAGTTTATAGAAACTCCTTATATCAGAGACTGCGAACGTATGTCCTTCGAGTTAGAAGGTTATATAGAGAGGGTCAAAGAGATCGGAAGGAATGCTGCGATACTTGCGAACTTCTTTTCGAATCATCCTAAGATCAAAGCCGTCCATTGGAGCGGCTCCGAAGAAAATCATGGGAATTTTTCTAAGATCGCAAGAGATAAGGACCTTCATTGTGGAGTGATCACGATCGAACCTGGAGTTCCTCTGGAACCATTTTACAATTCCTTAAGATTATTAAAAGGACCAAGTTTCGGAACCGAATTCACTTTGAACATGTTGTACATGTATTTAGCTCATTATGAGTTAGTTTCCACAGAAGCAGGAAGAGGATTTTTAAAAGAAGTTGGACTGGATCCAAGTCTGATCCGAATTTCTATCGGCCGAGAAAATCCGGATCTTCTAATCGCAGAATACAAAAAAGCTCTGGGAGATTAA
- the prfA gene encoding peptide chain release factor 1 — MLDRLEKIQQKYLKISDELTTASNPDDLKRLYKERSRLTPLFDKITEYQKLIQNKKDAEELLKTEKDGDMRSMYEEERKEAEERIESLEKELEILLLPPDPNSGKNILLEIRAGTGGEEAGLFVSDLFRMYTKYADKQGIRHEIIDSSPTGIGGLKEIIFAMENDKAYDLFKFEAGTHRVQRIPATESGGRIHTSAVTVAVLPEAEESEININENDLRVDVYRSSGSGGQHVNTTDSAVRITHIPTGIAVACQDEKSQHKNKAKAMRILSARILEKQAEEKKAAADALKKQMVGSGDRSERIRTYNFPQGRCTDHRIGFTSHNLSAIMEGDLDDLINALTEEDRVKRLANSQAN, encoded by the coding sequence ATGTTAGACAGACTAGAAAAAATACAACAAAAATACCTCAAAATATCGGACGAACTCACAACCGCGTCCAATCCGGATGATTTAAAACGACTTTATAAGGAACGTTCCCGACTCACGCCCTTATTCGATAAAATTACCGAATACCAAAAATTAATTCAGAACAAAAAAGACGCCGAAGAACTTTTAAAAACCGAAAAAGACGGGGATATGCGCTCCATGTACGAAGAAGAGCGCAAAGAAGCGGAAGAAAGGATAGAAAGTTTGGAGAAGGAGTTGGAAATCCTACTTCTTCCTCCGGATCCTAATTCCGGCAAAAATATACTACTCGAGATAAGAGCAGGAACGGGCGGAGAAGAAGCAGGACTATTTGTTTCCGACCTGTTTAGAATGTACACCAAATACGCGGACAAACAAGGCATCCGTCATGAGATCATAGATTCTTCTCCCACCGGAATAGGCGGATTAAAGGAGATCATCTTCGCGATGGAAAATGATAAGGCTTACGATCTTTTTAAATTCGAAGCGGGAACTCATAGAGTACAAAGAATTCCTGCAACTGAATCCGGAGGAAGGATCCACACAAGCGCTGTTACGGTTGCGGTTTTACCAGAAGCGGAAGAATCAGAGATCAATATAAATGAAAATGATCTGAGAGTGGATGTGTATCGTTCTTCCGGATCCGGCGGTCAGCACGTTAACACCACTGACTCTGCAGTTCGTATCACTCATATTCCGACCGGGATCGCAGTTGCTTGTCAGGATGAAAAGTCCCAACACAAGAATAAAGCAAAAGCGATGAGGATCTTGAGCGCCAGGATATTGGAAAAGCAGGCGGAAGAAAAGAAAGCCGCAGCTGATGCTCTAAAAAAACAGATGGTCGGTTCAGGAGACAGATCCGAAAGAATACGAACTTATAATTTTCCTCAAGGAAGATGTACGGATCATAGGATCGGATTTACTAGTCATAATCTTTCTGCTATAATGGAAGGAGATTTGGACGACCTGATCAACGCCTTAACGGAAGAAGACAGAGTCAAGCGCCTCGCAAATTCACAGGCAAATTAG
- a CDS encoding NUDIX domain-containing protein — MSKHGFFQITQKVFLRKGKELLILRDRKSGFGDLPGGRMNEDEFYGDWLESLSRELKEEMGEACEIKIHPRPILIHKHRVSDGNHPCVIVAYHGEFVSGEITLSDEHDYISWVDAATYDPKPLFFEYMLDALQLYQKEYVPLIPDGKLDPKGWLA, encoded by the coding sequence TTGAGCAAACACGGTTTTTTTCAAATCACACAAAAGGTTTTTTTGAGAAAAGGAAAGGAACTTCTCATTCTTAGAGACCGCAAATCCGGATTCGGAGATCTTCCCGGCGGAAGAATGAACGAAGACGAATTTTACGGAGATTGGCTGGAAAGTTTATCCAGAGAGTTAAAAGAAGAAATGGGAGAAGCTTGCGAGATCAAGATCCACCCTCGACCGATCCTAATCCATAAACATAGAGTCAGTGATGGAAATCATCCATGTGTGATCGTTGCTTATCATGGAGAATTTGTATCAGGCGAGATTACCCTCTCCGACGAGCATGATTATATTTCCTGGGTCGACGCTGCCACTTACGATCCTAAACCTTTATTTTTCGAATATATGTTGGATGCTCTGCAATTGTACCAAAAGGAATATGTTCCTCTCATTCCTGACGGCAAATTAGATCCTAAAGGTTGGCTAGCATGA
- a CDS encoding alcohol dehydrogenase catalytic domain-containing protein: protein MIEVRFTAYEYNSNDSFSNSVYEMKGSEESGWQILRNSSPYLELGKGYRLLKTELCGICSTDLDRRFLPFPLPQIIGHEVVASDYLTGKKYVLEINDTVISRGEEADPFCQVGIPTHSPTRMVLGIDRLPGGFGPYILAPKGNLVETKQLEDMEAVLLEPFAASLHGVEVSLRRAGAEIKKIAVLGPRRLGSLVIAALDLYRKRNSLNYEIVSFIRHENLADLSLKMGTDRVLYFSNLGEAGVKEGLLFEKNAGVPTTASWSDYKHSFDLVFDTTGSISGLETSIHLTQKEIHRKTTNGQASLGIKHLTELVVDEISVTNLRSDFLDLIWGIEASSPAWVFISSSASLNKEEKELLNDLEKKDKIRIFTGSIEEGNQFLESEKFTGTLPRFDLAIVDSSSELDLVIRPDAKEEKSLVRPRGFILISKSSGKESNLFLDWISGGGILSTSRCGDFVRTRELLASEPGFLKSVSENLISKEFDSGSIPEAYTDARKPENIKVVVRHKAS, encoded by the coding sequence TTGATAGAAGTTCGATTTACTGCTTACGAATACAACTCCAACGATTCTTTCTCCAATTCAGTCTATGAGATGAAAGGTTCGGAAGAATCCGGCTGGCAGATACTTCGAAATTCTTCTCCTTATTTAGAACTCGGAAAAGGGTATAGACTTCTTAAAACGGAACTTTGCGGGATATGTTCCACAGATTTAGATCGCAGATTTTTACCTTTTCCACTTCCTCAGATCATAGGTCACGAGGTGGTTGCTTCCGATTATCTCACAGGAAAAAAATACGTATTAGAAATCAATGATACAGTTATTTCCAGGGGAGAAGAGGCCGATCCTTTTTGCCAAGTTGGAATTCCAACACATAGTCCTACCAGAATGGTACTTGGAATAGATCGTCTTCCCGGAGGATTTGGTCCTTATATTCTCGCACCAAAAGGAAACTTAGTAGAGACCAAACAGCTAGAAGATATGGAAGCAGTTCTATTAGAACCATTTGCTGCATCTTTGCATGGTGTAGAAGTTTCTCTTCGCAGGGCAGGAGCCGAAATCAAAAAGATCGCAGTCTTGGGTCCTAGACGTTTAGGTTCCTTAGTGATCGCTGCTTTGGATCTATATAGAAAGAGAAATAGTCTAAACTACGAAATTGTTTCTTTTATCCGTCATGAAAACTTAGCTGATCTATCTTTGAAAATGGGCACAGATCGGGTCTTATACTTTTCCAATCTGGGAGAAGCAGGAGTAAAAGAAGGTCTTTTATTTGAAAAGAATGCAGGAGTTCCAACAACCGCATCTTGGTCCGATTACAAACATTCTTTCGATCTAGTATTCGATACTACAGGTTCCATTTCCGGGTTAGAAACTAGCATTCATCTTACCCAAAAAGAAATTCATAGAAAAACTACAAATGGTCAGGCATCTCTTGGAATTAAGCATCTCACAGAGTTGGTGGTGGATGAGATTTCTGTTACAAATCTCAGATCCGATTTTTTAGATCTGATTTGGGGGATTGAGGCTTCTTCTCCTGCTTGGGTTTTCATTTCTTCTTCCGCTTCCTTAAACAAAGAAGAAAAGGAACTGCTAAATGATCTGGAAAAGAAAGATAAAATCCGGATCTTTACCGGTTCGATCGAAGAAGGGAATCAATTCTTAGAGTCTGAAAAGTTTACCGGCACTCTTCCTAGATTCGATTTGGCAATTGTAGATTCTTCTTCCGAACTAGATTTAGTGATCCGTCCGGACGCAAAGGAAGAAAAATCCTTAGTTCGACCAAGAGGTTTTATTTTGATCTCTAAGTCTTCAGGGAAAGAATCCAATTTGTTTTTAGATTGGATTTCAGGCGGCGGAATTTTGAGCACAAGTAGATGTGGGGACTTTGTTCGAACCAGGGAGCTTCTGGCATCCGAACCTGGATTTTTAAAATCCGTTTCTGAAAACTTGATCAGTAAAGAATTTGATTCCGGATCCATACCGGAAGCGTATACGGACGCAAGAAAACCGGAGAATATAAAAGTGGTTGTCAGGCATAAAGCTTCCTGA
- a CDS encoding rhomboid family intramembrane serine protease, with protein MKAFLFEFPLTAFIVGLITISQIFLTVFVPEEIVNTFFISRPGEFYPWKWIGMVFLHADFTHLFWNMIFLFFLGRIVEYKVGQTKWLLFFFMGALVSGGLDSFVRGMILGENQPAIGASGAVSGLAAVAALLSPFSIRVRKRSYPFPVFAVAWLMVYSDITNLFSRDQVAHWAHLGGFISVVFTAYFLNNKIKRELHTGFALNLVFVVLLLILGFFVGAR; from the coding sequence ATGAAGGCCTTTCTATTCGAATTTCCTCTCACTGCTTTTATCGTAGGACTCATAACTATTTCTCAGATCTTTCTTACCGTATTCGTTCCGGAAGAAATCGTAAATACGTTCTTCATCAGTCGTCCCGGAGAATTCTATCCTTGGAAATGGATCGGAATGGTTTTCTTACATGCGGACTTCACTCACTTATTTTGGAATATGATCTTTCTATTTTTTTTAGGAAGGATTGTAGAATATAAAGTTGGCCAAACAAAATGGCTTCTTTTCTTTTTTATGGGAGCACTTGTTTCAGGCGGTTTGGATTCTTTTGTAAGAGGAATGATCTTGGGTGAAAACCAACCTGCAATCGGTGCTTCGGGTGCAGTGTCCGGACTCGCTGCAGTTGCCGCTTTACTTTCTCCTTTTTCCATTAGAGTCAGAAAGAGAAGTTACCCTTTTCCTGTTTTCGCAGTTGCCTGGCTTATGGTATATTCTGATATCACCAATTTATTTTCCAGAGACCAAGTGGCACATTGGGCTCATTTAGGCGGATTTATCTCCGTGGTATTCACCGCATATTTTTTGAATAATAAGATCAAACGAGAACTGCATACTGGTTTTGCATTAAACTTGGTATTCGTAGTTTTACTTTTGATCCTGGGATTTTTTGTCGGGGCGAGATAA
- a CDS encoding TetR/AcrR family transcriptional regulator, which yields MSLPKIAKKKTPISSKQKEKNSKLNLRKSPSQKRAIERVQYILDIVADLLDEVGTEGLTTNLIAQRAEIPIGSLYQYFPNKHAILKAVGQRHLERVNSMILNFLDTSPNKTEWENLVDKLIDAFAQLYKSEPGFIPMWSNKNLDPELVSIDRENNRAIANFIAELFFGVIPWMKKKEEMMVMSRIMVEVSDSVLSRWLRERQDSALADGILQELKTMLKAYMNYYIQRGSK from the coding sequence AAGTTAAATCTGAGAAAATCACCTTCTCAAAAAAGAGCTATAGAGAGGGTTCAATATATCCTGGATATAGTTGCCGATCTTTTGGATGAAGTCGGAACAGAAGGTCTCACTACAAATCTGATCGCGCAAAGAGCAGAGATACCGATCGGTTCCTTATACCAATATTTTCCGAATAAACATGCTATCTTAAAAGCTGTTGGGCAAAGGCATTTGGAAAGAGTAAATTCAATGATCCTGAATTTTCTGGATACTTCTCCAAATAAAACGGAGTGGGAAAATTTAGTAGATAAACTCATAGATGCGTTCGCTCAACTTTATAAATCCGAGCCTGGGTTTATACCTATGTGGTCGAATAAAAACCTAGATCCTGAGCTTGTTAGCATTGATAGAGAGAATAACAGAGCAATCGCCAATTTTATCGCGGAGTTATTTTTCGGAGTCATTCCTTGGATGAAGAAAAAAGAGGAAATGATGGTCATGTCCAGGATCATGGTAGAAGTATCCGATTCCGTTCTAAGCCGTTGGCTCAGAGAAAGACAGGACAGCGCGCTCGCAGATGGGATCTTACAAGAACTGAAAACAATGCTTAAAGCTTATATGAATTATTATATCCAGAGAGGGTCTAAATGA